In the Syngnathus scovelli strain Florida chromosome 16, RoL_Ssco_1.2, whole genome shotgun sequence genome, one interval contains:
- the LOC125984140 gene encoding transmembrane protein 184B isoform X2 codes for MTQLWRRDIPLSERLANDSPAGLALRAPATMPPQSSNSSWVPETPVVTPEQPFFLMTSTAQTISGFFVWTALLITCHQIYMHLRYYSSPNEQRHIVRILFIVPIYAFDSWLSLLFFTNEEYYVYFDTVRDCYEAFVIYNFLSLCYEYLGGESAIMAEIRGKPIESSCVYGTCCLWGKTYSIGFLRFCKQATLQFCVVKPLMAIITVILQAFGKYKDGDFNVASGYLYVTIIYNISVSLSLYALFLFYFATRELLVPYSPVLKFFMVKSVIFLSFWQGMLLAILEKCGAIPQINSADFSVGEGTVAAGYQNFIICIEMFFAAVALRHAFTYKVYMDKRLDSYGRCAPMKSISSSLKETMNPGDMVQDAIHNFSPAYQQYTQQSTLERGGGPALSRSHSNVSTRGDNEKTLLLSSDDEF; via the exons ATGACTCAGCTTTGGAGGCGAGACATACCTTTGTCAGAGAGGCTGGCGAATGACTCTCCAGCAGGCCTTGCACTTAGGGCTCCTGCCACCATGCCCCCACAGAGCTCCAACTCCTCCTGGGTACCAGAAACCCCAGTGGTCACCCCGGAGCAGCCCTTTTTCCTCATGACTTCTACCGCCCAAACAATTTCAGGTTTTTTTGTTTGGACAGCGCTCTTGATCACCTGTCACCAG ATTTACATGCACCTACGTTACTACAGCTCTCCAAATGAGCAGAGGCATATCGTGAGGATTCTCTTCATTGTCCCCATCTACGCCTTTGACTCCTGGCTCAGCCTTCTGTTCTTCACCAACGAGGAGTACTACGTCTACTTTGACACGGTTAGAGACTGCTACGAAG CCTTTGTCATCTATAACTTCCTCAGTCTGTGTTATGAGTATCTGGGAGGCGAGAGTGCTATCATGGCGGAAATCAGAGGGAAACCCATCGA GTCAAGTTGTGTGTATGGGACCTGCTGTCTGTGGGGGAAGACCTACTCCATCGGCTTCCTCAGGTTCTGCAAACAG GCCACTCTGCAGTTCTGCGTGGTCAAACCACTAATGGCCATCATCACTGTCATTCTTCAGGCCTTTGGAAAATACAAAGATGGAGATTTCAA TGTGGCAAGTGGCTACTTGTACGTGACCATCATCTACAACATCTCAGTCAGCCTCTCCCTATATGCACTCTTCCTCTTCTACTTTGCCACAAGAGAGCTCCTTGTCCCCTACAGCCCCGTGCTCAAGTTCTTCATGGTCAAGTCTGTCATCTTTCTGTCCTTCTGGCAAG GAATGCTGCTGGCCATCCTTGAGAAGTGCGGCGCCATTCCTCAGATAAATTCCGCTGACTTTTCTGTGGGGGAGGGAACCGTTGCTGCTGGTTACCAGAACTTCATCATCTGCATTGAAATGTTCTTCGCTGCCGTTGCACTTCGTCACGCCTTCACTTACAAGGTCTATATGGACAAAAGACTGGATTCATATG GCCGCTGCGCACCAATGAAGAGTATCTCCAGCAGCCTGAAGGAGACCATGAATCCGGGCGACATGGTGCAAGACGCCATCCATAACTTCTCGCCGGCTTATCAGCAGTACACCCAGCAGTCCACACTGGAGCGAGGTGGAGGGCCAGCTCTCTCTCGCAGCCACAGTAACGTCAGCACCAGAGGGGACAATGAGAAGACCCTGCTGCTCAGCTCCGACGACGAGTTCTGA
- the LOC125984140 gene encoding transmembrane protein 184B isoform X1 codes for MTQLWRRDIPLSERLANDSPAGLALRAPATMPPQSSNSSWVPETPVVTPEQPFFLMTSTAQTISGFFVWTALLITCHQIYMHLRYYSSPNEQRHIVRILFIVPIYAFDSWLSLLFFTNEEYYVYFDTVRDCYEAFVIYNFLSLCYEYLGGESAIMAEIRGKPIESSCVYGTCCLWGKTYSIGFLRFCKQATLQFCVVKPLMAIITVILQAFGKYKDGDFNVASGYLYVTIIYNISVSLSLYALFLFYFATRELLVPYSPVLKFFMVKSVIFLSFWQGMLLAILEKCGAIPQINSADFSVGEGTVAAGYQNFIICIEMFFAAVALRHAFTYKVYMDKRLDSYGSFPNYGQYGRCAPMKSISSSLKETMNPGDMVQDAIHNFSPAYQQYTQQSTLERGGGPALSRSHSNVSTRGDNEKTLLLSSDDEF; via the exons ATGACTCAGCTTTGGAGGCGAGACATACCTTTGTCAGAGAGGCTGGCGAATGACTCTCCAGCAGGCCTTGCACTTAGGGCTCCTGCCACCATGCCCCCACAGAGCTCCAACTCCTCCTGGGTACCAGAAACCCCAGTGGTCACCCCGGAGCAGCCCTTTTTCCTCATGACTTCTACCGCCCAAACAATTTCAGGTTTTTTTGTTTGGACAGCGCTCTTGATCACCTGTCACCAG ATTTACATGCACCTACGTTACTACAGCTCTCCAAATGAGCAGAGGCATATCGTGAGGATTCTCTTCATTGTCCCCATCTACGCCTTTGACTCCTGGCTCAGCCTTCTGTTCTTCACCAACGAGGAGTACTACGTCTACTTTGACACGGTTAGAGACTGCTACGAAG CCTTTGTCATCTATAACTTCCTCAGTCTGTGTTATGAGTATCTGGGAGGCGAGAGTGCTATCATGGCGGAAATCAGAGGGAAACCCATCGA GTCAAGTTGTGTGTATGGGACCTGCTGTCTGTGGGGGAAGACCTACTCCATCGGCTTCCTCAGGTTCTGCAAACAG GCCACTCTGCAGTTCTGCGTGGTCAAACCACTAATGGCCATCATCACTGTCATTCTTCAGGCCTTTGGAAAATACAAAGATGGAGATTTCAA TGTGGCAAGTGGCTACTTGTACGTGACCATCATCTACAACATCTCAGTCAGCCTCTCCCTATATGCACTCTTCCTCTTCTACTTTGCCACAAGAGAGCTCCTTGTCCCCTACAGCCCCGTGCTCAAGTTCTTCATGGTCAAGTCTGTCATCTTTCTGTCCTTCTGGCAAG GAATGCTGCTGGCCATCCTTGAGAAGTGCGGCGCCATTCCTCAGATAAATTCCGCTGACTTTTCTGTGGGGGAGGGAACCGTTGCTGCTGGTTACCAGAACTTCATCATCTGCATTGAAATGTTCTTCGCTGCCGTTGCACTTCGTCACGCCTTCACTTACAAGGTCTATATGGACAAAAGACTGGATTCATATG gctcatttccaaactaTGGACAATACG GCCGCTGCGCACCAATGAAGAGTATCTCCAGCAGCCTGAAGGAGACCATGAATCCGGGCGACATGGTGCAAGACGCCATCCATAACTTCTCGCCGGCTTATCAGCAGTACACCCAGCAGTCCACACTGGAGCGAGGTGGAGGGCCAGCTCTCTCTCGCAGCCACAGTAACGTCAGCACCAGAGGGGACAATGAGAAGACCCTGCTGCTCAGCTCCGACGACGAGTTCTGA
- the LOC125984142 gene encoding casein kinase I, with translation MELRVGNKYRLGRKIGSGSFGDIYLGANIATGEEVAIKLECVKTKHPQLHIESKFYKMMQGGVGIPSIKWCGAEGDYNVMVMELLGPSLEDLFNFCSRKFSLKTVLLLADQMISRIEYIHSKNFIHRDVKPDNFLMGLGKKGNLVYIIDFGLAKKYRDARTHQHIPYRENKNLTGTARYASINTHLGIEQSRRDDLESLGYVLMYFNLGSLPWQGLKAATKRQKYERISEKKMSTPIEVLCRGYPSEFSTYLNFCRSLRFDDKPDYSYLRQLFRNLFHRQGFSYDYVFDWNMLKFGATRTTEDGDRERRTGEERDDRIGVAPRGSAARGLPPGPNPGPANRVRNGPDQAISNPASRVQQSGNTSPRAISRAERERKVSMRLHRGAPANVSSSDLTARHDQSRISTSQVSVPFEHMGK, from the exons ATGGAGCTCAGAGTGGGGAACAAATATCGGCTCGGGCGGAAAATAGGTAGCGGTTCCTTTGGCGACATTTACCTTG GTGCCAACATTGCCACTGGTGAGGAGGTAGCCATCAAACTTGAATGTGTGAAGACCAAACATCCACAGTTGCACATTGAGAGCAAGTTCTACAAGATGATGCAAGGAGGAG TGGGAATTCCATCGATAAAGTGGTGTGGTGCAGAAGGAGACTACAATGTGATGGTGATGGAGCTTCTTGGTCCCAGTCTTGAAGATCTTTTCAACTTCTGCTCCCGAAAGTTCAGCCTAAAGACCGTCCTGCTTTTGGCAGACCAAATG ATAAGCCGCATCGAGTACATCCACTCCAAGAATTTCATCCACCGAGATGTCAAACCAGATAACTTCTTGATGGGGCTCGGCAAGAAGGGAAATCTCGTGTACATCATCGACTTCGGTCTGGCCAAAAAGTACCGAGATGCCCGCACACACCAGCACATCCCCTACAGGGAGAACAAGAACCTGACGGGCACAGCTCGCTACGCGTCGATCAACACGCATCTTGGAATTG agcaATCCAGACGCGATGACTTGGAGTCCCTCGGTTACGTCCTCATGTATTTCAACCTGGGCTCTTTGCCCTGGCAAGGCCTGAAGGCTGCTACCAAGAGACAGAAGTATGAACGGATCAGCGAGAAGAAAATGTCAACGCCGATCGAAGTCCTTTGCAGAGGATACCCTT CGGAGTTCTCCACATACCTGAATTTTTGCCGATCGCTCCGATTTGACGACAAGCCAGATTACTCCTACCTGCGACAGCTCTTCAGAAATCTCTTCCACCGGCAGGGCTTCTCCTATGATTATGTCTTTGACTGGAATATGCTTAAATTT GGGGCCACCCGAACGACTGAAGACGGAGACCGGGAGAGGAGGACCGGCGAAGAGAGGGACGATCGGATCGGTGTTGCTCCCAGGGGCTCTGCAGCACGAGGTCTCCCTCCCGGTCCTAACCCCGGACCCGCAAACCGGGTCAGAAACGGACCAGACCAGGCCATCTCCAACCCTGCATCACGTGTCCAACAGTCCG GAAACACATCACCTCGTGCCATTTCTCGCGCAGAGAGGGAAAGGAAGGTGAGCATGCGGCTCCACCGGGGGGCTCCGGCTAATGTGTCGTCCTCTGACCTTACAGCCCGTCACGACCAATCCAGGATTTCCACGTCACAG GTGAGCGTGCCATTCGAGCACATGGGCAAATAA